In Polaribacter sp. L3A8, a genomic segment contains:
- a CDS encoding Spy/CpxP family protein refolding chaperone — protein sequence MKSKLLPILIILLVLLNGVLIFMLVKKPHENQHNNPKRNFLTAQLSFSETQKEAFRTLDVAHRDVMRNLEDQVKNQKDLLFDGFNKENFTIDSLTTKIGLLQAKKDAEVFTFFKQVRKICTADQVQKFDKIIKEAIRGGDRMPPNNRRMPPPR from the coding sequence ATGAAATCAAAATTACTTCCTATTCTTATCATCTTGTTAGTATTATTAAATGGAGTACTAATTTTTATGTTGGTAAAAAAACCGCATGAAAATCAACATAACAATCCAAAAAGGAATTTTTTAACAGCTCAATTAAGTTTTTCTGAAACTCAAAAAGAAGCATTTAGAACTTTAGATGTTGCGCATAGAGATGTTATGAGAAATTTAGAGGATCAAGTTAAAAATCAAAAAGATCTTTTATTTGATGGCTTTAATAAAGAAAATTTTACAATTGATTCTTTAACTACAAAAATTGGACTTTTACAAGCAAAAAAAGATGCAGAGGTTTTTACTTTTTTTAAACAAGTAAGAAAAATTTGTACTGCAGATCAAGTGCAAAAGTTTGATAAAATAATTAAAGAAGCAATAAGGGGCGGAGATAGAATGCCACCAAATAATAGAAGGATGCCTCCACCAAGATAA
- a CDS encoding RNA polymerase sigma factor produces MNEESFIVELQAGKQAAFSQLLDDYQQKVFGTCISFIPNKEDAEDVAQEVFLEVFKSINKFKGDSKLSTWIYKIATNKCLEFIRKKNTKKRFAFMQTILGNEIPIDKTSYFTEVNHPGILLENQEKSAIIFKAINTLPEAQRVVFTLAKIDDKSYQEIVEITGKSLSSVESLMFRAKKGLQDKLENFYKSEN; encoded by the coding sequence TTGAACGAAGAATCTTTTATAGTAGAATTACAAGCAGGAAAACAAGCTGCATTTAGTCAACTTTTAGATGATTACCAGCAGAAAGTTTTTGGTACCTGTATTTCCTTTATTCCAAATAAAGAAGATGCAGAAGATGTTGCGCAAGAAGTTTTTTTAGAAGTGTTTAAGTCGATAAATAAATTTAAAGGTGATTCTAAATTATCTACTTGGATATACAAGATAGCTACCAATAAGTGTTTAGAATTCATCAGAAAAAAGAACACTAAAAAAAGGTTTGCGTTTATGCAAACAATTTTAGGTAATGAAATACCTATAGATAAGACAAGTTACTTTACAGAAGTTAATCATCCAGGAATTTTATTAGAGAACCAAGAAAAATCTGCCATCATCTTTAAGGCTATAAATACCTTGCCAGAAGCACAAAGAGTTGTTTTTACGTTGGCAAAGATTGATGATAAAAGTTACCAAGAAATTGTAGAAATTACAGGTAAAAGCTTATCATCAGTAGAATCTTTAATGTTTAGGGCTAAGAAAGGATTGCAAGATAAATTAGAGAATTTTTATAAATCAGAAAATTAG
- a CDS encoding mechanosensitive ion channel family protein has translation METTTEALKNFYNSISSGLGDWGLQLIGALAALIIGLWIIRMLMKGISKAFEKTKLDETLQPFLLTTIGFILKLLLIISIAGIVGLPMASFAALLAGVGLAIGAAFNGSLGHIASGIMLLIFKPFKVGDLIKTNGAFGFVKEISVFVTVIETFQNETEIIPNSAITSNKITNLTKIGNLRIDMPFAIRYGSDIAKAKQIVLDVLKKDKNVLQEGASAPRVAVNNLGVNSVELLALPYANCENYWDVYWDTRQEIVEALGNANYEAPLPQRVVTMTK, from the coding sequence ATGGAAACAACAACAGAAGCTTTAAAAAATTTTTACAATTCAATTTCTTCAGGTTTAGGAGACTGGGGACTTCAATTAATAGGAGCTCTTGCTGCTTTAATTATTGGACTTTGGATTATTAGGATGCTTATGAAAGGAATCTCTAAAGCGTTTGAAAAAACAAAATTAGATGAAACTTTACAACCATTTCTACTAACAACTATTGGTTTTATTTTAAAACTATTATTAATTATTTCTATTGCAGGTATTGTAGGTTTACCGATGGCTTCTTTTGCAGCTTTATTAGCGGGTGTTGGTTTAGCAATTGGTGCAGCTTTTAATGGTTCTTTGGGGCATATTGCTTCTGGTATTATGTTACTTATTTTTAAACCTTTTAAAGTAGGAGACTTAATTAAAACAAACGGAGCTTTTGGGTTTGTAAAAGAAATTTCTGTTTTTGTTACGGTTATAGAAACGTTTCAAAATGAAACAGAAATTATTCCAAATTCGGCAATTACTTCTAATAAAATAACCAATTTAACTAAAATAGGAAACTTACGTATCGATATGCCGTTTGCTATTAGATATGGTTCGGATATTGCAAAAGCAAAACAAATTGTTTTAGATGTTCTTAAAAAGGATAAAAATGTATTACAAGAAGGAGCAAGTGCTCCAAGAGTTGCTGTAAATAACTTAGGTGTTAATAGTGTAGAATTATTAGCTTTACCATATGCAAATTGTGAAAACTATTGGGATGTTTATTGGGACACAAGACAAGAAATTGTAGAAGCTCTTGGTAATGCAAATTACGAAGCACCTTTACCACAACGTGTTGTTACCATGACAAAATAA
- a CDS encoding membrane or secreted protein yields MKLLFITIGLLALGVAGIAIKIWAKKDGKFAGTCASQNPMLNKTGESCGFCGKSPEQFESCAEPQHN; encoded by the coding sequence ATGAAATTATTATTTATAACTATAGGTTTATTAGCACTTGGCGTTGCTGGAATCGCTATTAAAATTTGGGCAAAAAAAGATGGTAAATTTGCAGGTACTTGTGCAAGTCAAAACCCAATGTTAAATAAAACAGGGGAGTCTTGTGGCTTTTGCGGAAAATCTCCTGAACAGTTTGAATCTTGTGCTGAACCACAACATAATTAA
- a CDS encoding glycosyltransferase produces MILSVLFYLFVVFTGIQLTYYFVFSSFLFETKKDKKKGLDIPISVIICAKNEAENLQKFLPSILNQEYPNFEVILIDDASSDETSEIMLSFKEKHSNIKIISVENIEAFWGNKKYALTLGIKAAKNEHLLFTDADCKPVSKYWISEMSQNFTKEKTIILGYGKYKKEKSLVNLFVRFETLLTAVQYFSYAKLGAPYMGVGRNLAYHRSEFFNVKGFINHMHIKSGDDDLFIQDAATKENTTFSISKKSFTESLAPESFTEWFQQKRRHISTAKHYKTQHKLFLGLFFISKVFFYLLAIPLFFLYSWQIILPIFLTYYLVQFIVIGFSSKKLKEPTITYFLPFLEIGLLIFQFSIFITNLSSKPNHWK; encoded by the coding sequence ATGATTTTATCTGTACTCTTCTACTTATTTGTAGTCTTTACAGGAATTCAACTTACCTATTATTTTGTTTTTTCTTCATTTTTATTTGAAACTAAAAAAGATAAAAAAAAAGGTCTTGATATTCCTATTTCTGTAATTATTTGCGCAAAAAATGAAGCTGAAAATCTACAAAAATTTTTACCTTCTATTTTAAATCAAGAATATCCTAATTTCGAAGTTATTTTAATTGATGATGCCTCTTCTGATGAAACTTCAGAAATAATGTTATCATTTAAAGAGAAACACAGTAATATTAAAATTATTAGTGTAGAAAACATTGAAGCTTTTTGGGGAAATAAAAAATATGCACTTACTTTAGGTATTAAAGCTGCAAAAAACGAGCATCTATTATTTACAGATGCAGATTGCAAACCAGTATCTAAATATTGGATTTCTGAAATGTCTCAAAATTTCACTAAAGAAAAAACCATTATTTTAGGATATGGCAAATATAAAAAGGAAAAATCATTAGTAAACCTTTTTGTACGTTTCGAAACGTTGTTAACAGCCGTTCAGTATTTTAGTTACGCAAAATTAGGTGCCCCTTATATGGGGGTTGGTAGAAACTTGGCTTATCATAGATCAGAATTTTTTAATGTAAAAGGTTTTATAAACCACATGCATATTAAATCTGGAGATGATGATTTATTTATTCAAGATGCTGCTACCAAAGAAAACACCACCTTTTCAATTTCTAAAAAAAGTTTTACAGAATCATTAGCTCCAGAAAGTTTCACGGAGTGGTTTCAACAAAAAAGGAGACATATTTCTACAGCTAAACATTATAAAACGCAACACAAATTATTTTTAGGGTTGTTCTTTATTAGTAAAGTGTTCTTTTACCTTTTAGCAATTCCTTTATTTTTCTTGTATTCTTGGCAAATTATATTGCCCATATTTTTAACCTATTATTTAGTGCAATTTATTGTGATAGGCTTTTCTTCAAAAAAATTAAAAGAACCTACCATTACTTATTTCTTACCTTTTTTAGAAATAGGCTTGCTAATTTTCCAATTTTCGATATTTATCACTAATTTGTCTTCAAAACCAAATCATTGGAAATAA
- a CDS encoding RNA polymerase sigma factor, with protein sequence MEIKDPKLEINISKAKGGNQSAFRYLLDTFWSAVYNYQLKRTQSENEAEDITIQTFSKAFDKINTFDEKYVFKTWLIAISKNVHIDLLRKKNISIAADTSKEQEEKAYLVVDESPTPEDKIITEQNLAKLLRDIKQLKPKYQEVIQLRYFQELSYKEISEQINEPMNNVKVKLLRAKKLLAEIIKKS encoded by the coding sequence TTGGAAATAAAGGATCCTAAACTTGAAATAAACATATCTAAAGCTAAAGGCGGCAATCAATCTGCATTTAGGTATCTATTAGATACTTTTTGGTCTGCTGTTTATAATTATCAATTAAAACGTACACAAAGCGAAAACGAGGCAGAAGATATTACAATTCAAACCTTTTCTAAAGCCTTTGATAAAATTAATACTTTTGATGAAAAATATGTTTTTAAGACTTGGTTAATTGCTATTTCTAAGAATGTTCATATCGATTTATTACGAAAAAAAAATATTTCTATCGCTGCAGATACATCTAAAGAGCAAGAAGAAAAAGCTTATTTAGTGGTTGATGAAAGCCCTACACCTGAAGACAAAATTATTACCGAACAAAATTTAGCAAAATTGTTAAGAGACATCAAACAATTAAAACCTAAATACCAAGAAGTTATTCAGTTGCGTTATTTTCAAGAATTATCTTACAAAGAAATTTCAGAACAAATTAACGAACCTATGAATAATGTAAAAGTAAAATTATTACGAGCAAAAAAATTATTAGCAGAGATCATTAAAAAATCTTAA